One genomic segment of Trichoplusia ni isolate ovarian cell line Hi5 chromosome 5, tn1, whole genome shotgun sequence includes these proteins:
- the LOC113494258 gene encoding CCAAT/enhancer-binding protein gamma-like, which translates to MILEDLEEYFEMAPNKRGRRGVSDADDEDDEYRRKRDRNNEAVKKSRFKTKQRTQETFTRVNKLKAENQMLEEKVKTLTKELQFLKELFLAHASNSTGSKFEGIDLDKLLEDIPEDKK; encoded by the exons ATGATATTAGAGGATCTTGAAGAGTACTTCGAAATGGCTCCAAACAAGCGCGGGAGACGAGGAGTTAGTGACGCTGACGATGAAGACGACGAGTACAGGCGTAAAAGAGACAGAAATAATGAG GCTGTGAAAAAGAGCCGGTTTAAGACAAAGCAGCGGACACAAGAAACATTTACCAGAGTGAATAAACTGAAAGCGGAAAACCAAATGCttgaagaaaaagttaaaacacTGACAAAAGAACTACAATTCCTGAAAGAACTATTCCTGGCACATGCATCGAACTCCACAGGCTCAAAATTCGAAGGCATAGACCTAGACAAACTCCTAGAAGATATACCAGAggataaaaaatag
- the LOC113494259 gene encoding CCAAT/enhancer-binding protein gamma, translating to MTLFNFEDYSNDMPPVKRGRRGLSDADNVDDDYRRKRERNNEAVKKSRVKSKQQTKDTFTRVKRLKEENQELEDTTKRLTKELELLKELFLATASNTKNPKFDGLDLEKLLEDTPDKK from the exons ATGACATTATTCAATTTTGAAGACTATTCCAACGACATGCCGCCTGTTAAGCGTGGTAGACGCGGGTTGAGCGACGCTGACAATGTTGACGATGACTACAGACGCAAGAGGGAGAGAAATAATGAG GCAGTAAAGAAGAGCAGAGTGAAGTCGAAACAGCAGACAAAGGACACATTCACAAGAGTTAAGAGGTTGAAAGAAGAGAACCAAGAACTAGAGGATACTACAAAGAGGTTGACTAAAGAACTAGAGTTATTGAAGGAACTCTTCTTAGCCACAGCGTCCAATACCAAGAACCCCAAGTTTGATGGTCTTGACCTTGAGAAACTGTTGGAAGACACTCCTGATAAGAAGtag
- the LOC113494252 gene encoding uncharacterized protein LOC113494252, with the protein MAALSCYQPCRSHLAQPARCLDDDEDCHQSANFSLRRQQFIERCHEARGLRPRDCIPEVSVKRTREELAKHASQATPLNRRLNVEAGWSKVEEVRKKFEGAANSASFSRSFESPPRRRLADSLFASFKLPRKRDGMAAPRSLAPPQQQKRKSAVELLAETKAFYVKSETVLDRKQELPLRMSSGLGQAIAAGGCHLVSSGTLNNDACCNPYATTRSIGATRRAVSASEGLQNTLRRLLEHADSRENVYSPPFAVSHKVYADSRRLKDSYPERETMPRSQHNSGTFSGTFSGTSSSGTSGSKAQKSDPDHRDKMNRPLSFGDARVFFPESFVIPRQRPSEVVIKNTYSIPSSHSSPENIELPEPVVSGSGSPAEPAPTISPPAQYAHSAPRYIRSNSHSQPSMREDDSGCPNINSHKSLPDLHTQTRCYPEHVSVGHADTLGRSPRRRRHSTHQRTASCSSKGTRSNHSSLMSSCEAFSEHPSPGEENYQSYNSRCGSSFARDSGGSSGHYTQRSAPAPAAHAHRRTDSGSSTQHDHDHPSRYNSYVWVGGGGEHVVCAPPQFQDGAPSPPAPPAPPAPPPAPPQHAHHHHYAHAPRVGIHFQASAPPPQFQDEPPMYDYGDYECTYKTPLKCLSVGRKDYSREREYTRYHEPSTELVSKQPQYQELRLRPRVDDKQQEYVNTTQICQPEEVTSPLGTFKRQRCLRYKQRRPRPILRSKSDISDRYRRSDGRSPASAPCEGEDSPDSPSEEASRLQEFFERLGLEPRQYDALVRDAPPDSPVFFSSASTVDSNQLAAAADYTVQGPGVQKQIYRNTEPPSVVERNARIIKWLCQCRKTQMQAPQ; encoded by the exons ATGGCCGCCCTCTCCTGCTACCAGCCCTGCAGGTCGCATCTTGCGCAACCTGCTAG GTGTCTAGACGACGACGAAGACTGTCACCAATCAGCGAACTTCTCGCTTCGCCGCCAACAATTCATCGAGCGATGCCACGAGGCGCGGGGCCTGCGCCCCCGTGACTGCATCCCCGAGGTCTCCGTCAAGCGGACCAGGGAGGAGCTGGCCAAGCATGCGTCACAAGCCACGCCGCTAAACCGCCGGCTCAACGTGGAAGCCGGCTGGTCTAAAGTCGAGGAAGTCAGGAAGAAGTTCGAGGGAGCTGCGAATTCAGCCTCGTTCTCGAGGTCTTTTGAGTCGCCGCCTAG ACGACGTCTCGCGGACTCGTTATTCGCGAGTTTCAAACTTCCTCGCAAGCGGGACGGGATGGCGGCCCCGCGCTCGCTGGCGCCGCCGCAGCAGCAGAAGAGGAAGTCGGCAGTCGAACTGCTGGCTGAGACGAAGGCATTCTACGTCAAGTCGGAGACGGTGCTGGACAGGAAGCAGGAGCTCCCGCTCAGG ATGAGCAGCGGCCTTGGGCAGGCGATAGCTGCCGGCGGCTGCCACCTGGTCAGCTCCGGCACCCTCAACAATGACGCATGCTGTAACCCTT ACGCGACAACCCGCAGTATAGGCGCAACTCGGCGTGCAGTCAGCGCTAGTGAGGGTCTGCAGAACACTCTACGACGGCTGCTCGAGCACGCTGATAGCAGGGAGAATGTATACTCACCACCCTTTGCTGTGT CGCACAAAGTATACGCCGACTCCAGACGGCTCAAGGACTCGTACCCCGAACGGGAGACCATGCCTCGTTCACAGCACAACTCCGGGACCTTCTCGGGAACATTCTCTGGGACCTCCTCATCAGGGACCTCAGGGTCCAAGGCCCAGAAGTCGGACCCCGACCACAGAGACAAGATGAACAGGCCTCTCAGCTTCGGAGATGCGAGGGTCTTCTTCCCGGAATCGTTTGTTATACCACGACAGAGGCCCAGTGAGGTTGTCATCAAGAATACTTATTCTATAC CGAGTTCGCACTCGAGCCCGGAGAACATTGAACTCCCGGAACCAGTGGTGTCCGGGTCGGGTTCTCCAGCTGAACCCGCACCCACCATCAGCCCGCCCGCGCAGTACGCGCACTCCGCGCCGCGGTACATCAG GTCGAACTCGCACTCGCAGCCGAGCATGCGCGAGGACGACAGCGGCTGCCCCAACATCAACAGCCACAAGTCACTGCCGGACCTGCACACACAGACCCGATGCTATCCGGAACA TGTGAGCGTGGGCCACGCAGACACACTCGGCCGTTCACCGCGGCGCCGGCGACACTCCACACACCAGCGAACTGCTTCCTGCTCCTCCAAGGGCACCAG ATCGAATCATTCGTCTTTGATGTCCTCGTGCGAGGCGTTTTCTGAACACCCCTCCCCGGGAGAAGAGAATTACCAGTCATATAACAG TCGCTGCGGGTCCTCGTTCGCGCGCGACTCGGGCGGCTCGAGCGGGCACTACACGCAGCgcagcgcgcccgcgcccgccgcgcatGCGCACCGCCGGACTGACTCCGGCTCCTCCACGCAACACGACCACGATCATCCCAG CCGCTACAACTCGTACGTGTGggtgggcggcggcggcgagcaCGTGGTGTGCGCGCCCCCGCAGTTCCAGGACGGCGCGCcctcgccgcccgcgccccccgcgccccccgcgcccccgcccgcgcccccgcagCACGCGCACCACCATCACtatgcgcacgcgccgcgcgTCGGGATACACTTCCAG GCGAGCGCTCCTCCGCCTCAGTTCCAAGACGAGCCACCGATGTACGACTACGGTGACTACGAGTGCACGTACAAGACGCCGCTCAAGTGTCTCAGTGTAGGCCGCAAGGACTACTCGAGGGAGAGGGAGTATACCAG ATACCACGAGCCCAGCACGGAGCTGGTGAGTAAGCAGCCGCAGTACCAGGAGCTGCGTCTGCGGCCGCGCGTGGACGACAAGCAGCAGGAGTACGTCAATACTACACAG ATTTGCCAGCCGGAGGAGGTGACCTCCCCACTGGGCACGTTCAAGCGCCAGCGCTGTCTGCGCTACAAGCAGCGCCGCCCGAGACCCATCCTGCGGTCCAAGTCCGATATCTCAGATAG ATACCGTCGCTCAGACGGCCGCAGCCCGGCCTCCGCCCCCTGCGAGGGTGAGGACTCCCCCGACAGTCCCTCGGAGGAGGCGTCTCGCCTGCAGGAGTTCTTCGAGCGGCTGGGCCTGGAGCCGCGCCAGTACGACGCGCTGGTGCGGGACGCGCCGCCCGACAGCCCCGTCTTCTTCAGCTCGGCCTCCACTGTGGATTCTAATCAGTTAGCTGCGGCTGCTGATTATACG gtCCAAGGCCCAGGAGTTCAGAAGCAAATCTATCGCAACACAGAGCCACCTAGCGTAGTAGAACGGAACGCGCGCATCATCAAGTGGCTCTGCCAATGTCGCAAGACTCAAATGCAGGCACCGCAGTAA